In Castanea sativa cultivar Marrone di Chiusa Pesio chromosome 6, ASM4071231v1, a single window of DNA contains:
- the LOC142639465 gene encoding homeobox-leucine zipper protein PROTODERMAL FACTOR 2-like: protein MAGVGPSGSDIQKSENNDHMNITGNEIFDHDMDDTSNARVDHELEPLNVVEESTHAGDKMEIDNNLGFLPDVNPKINGSSQNNENAGSPPLSPRTPPSPPCNDCSSPDNYLSDCGSSSSVGSNFQRASDLLMAVSVSADVYKMKITKLVIAAMEELTKMALKGEPLWQLQKNGKTELLNDVEYMRQFGHVDATLKEIMKMVEVREPPQWMPSLDNTSECSFESGYKPISCNEHEPEPLRIEASRETGHVRMNPIGLVEMLMDLKQWSLVFSNIVSKAMILGILTSTGKEGNYDGTLQVMTAEFHVPSPLVPVRESYFARYCKQVAPGTWGIVDISLEKLFSYPLVTFRRRPSGCLIQEMPNGYSKVIWVEHVEVDNGSVHKLFQPLVASGFAFGAKRWVNTIVQQCVRLATLMARSTPTDTGVVIPQCGRTGLLKLSERMMRTFCIDVCASASNLWMPIPRYGAEDMRITTKHSKYEPGIPPGPSVVFATSVQIPASRKRICNFLQHANSRNKWDILSYGYNIKELAYIINGEDPGNRISIIQVINTPVLYLQESYSDSTGSYVVYAPMDAYAMSIVLNGGDPDAVVILPSGFAILPDKPTPEGEENSASLLTLGFHIIDGASTKNFIPSESIDMMHQILTETSFSIMTAMISPKH from the exons ATGGCTGGGGTTGGACCATCAGGTAGTGATATTCAGAAGAGTGAGAACAATGATCACATGAACATAACGGGGAATGAGATCTTTGACCATGATATGGATGATACTAGTAACGCCAGGGTTGATCATGAACTCGAACCTCTAAA TGTTGTGGAAGAATCTACACATGCAGGTGATAAGATGGAGATTGACAACAATCTAGGGTTTTTGCCTGATGTGAATCCAAAG ATTAATGGCAGTTCACAAAACAATGAAAATGCTGGTTCCCCTCCATTATCTCCAAGAACTCCTCCGTCTCCTCCCTGCAATGATTGCTCATCACCTGACAATTACCTCTCAGATTGTGGTTCATCCTCAAGTGTTGGAAGCAATTTTCAGCGAGCAAGTGACCTTCTTATGGCAGTCTCGGTGTCAGCTGACGTATACAAGATGAAAATCACTAAGCTTGTTATTGCAGCCATGGAAGAGTTAACAAAAATGGCCCTTAAGGGAGAACCTTTATGGCAACtccaaaaaaatggaaaaactGAACTTCTAAATGACGTTGAATACATGAGGCAATTTGGTCATGTTGATGCCACATTGAAGGAGATAATGAAAATGGTTGAGGTGAGAGAACCTCCTCAATGGATGCCAAGCTTAGACAACACTTCTGAGTGCTCGTTTGAAAGTGGATACAAGCCAATTTCATGTAATGAACATGAACCAGAACCCCTTCGTATTGAAGCTTCACGTGAAACCGGTCACGTTAGAATGAATCCAATCGGTCTTGTTGAAATGCTTATGGATTTG AAGCAGTGGTCCTTGGTATTTTCCAATATTGTTTCAAAAGCAATGATACTAGGAATCTTGACATCAACTGGAAAGGAAGGAAACTATGATGGAACTTTGCAAGtg ATGACGGCAGAATTTCATGTCCCTTCACCACTTGTTCCAGTTAGGGAGAGTTATTTTGCAAGATACTGCAAACAGGTAGCCCCCGGGACCTGGGGAATCGTCGATATATCTTTGGAAAAACTATTCTCGTATCCGTTAGTTACCTTTCGGAGAAGACCATCAGGCTGCTTAATTCAAGAAATGCCAAATGGGTACTCTAAG GTTATATGGGTTGAGCATGTGGAAGTGGACAATGGATCAGTGCACAAGCTTTTTCAGCCACTAGTGGCATCTGGTTTTGCATTTGGTGCAAAGCGTTGGGTTAATACCATAGTTCAACAATGTGTAAGGCTTGCAACTTTAATGGCTAGAAGCACCCCCACTGATACCGGAG TAGTAATACCACAATGTGGGAGAACAGGGTTGCTGAAGCTCTCTGAAAGAATGATGAGAACCTTTTGTATTGATGTTTGTGCTTCTGCATCAAACTTATGGATGCCTATACCTAGATATGGGGCTGAAGATATGAGGATCACGACCAAACATAGCAAATATGAACCTGGAATACCTCCTGGTCCATCAGTAGTTTTTGCTACTTCTGTCCAGATTCCAGCCTCGCGAAAGAGAATATGTAATTTCCTCCAACATGCTAATTCTCGAAACAAG TGGGATATCCTTTCATACGGATACAACATCAAAGAACTTGCATACATCATTAATGGCGAGGATCCAGGAAACCGCATTTCTATAATCCAAGTGATT AATACGCCAGTTCTGTATTTGCAAGAGAGTTACAGTGACTCAACAGGCTCCTATGTAGTTTATGCACCAATGGATGCTTACGCCATGTCCATTGTGTTAAATGGTGGAGACCCAGATGCTGTGGTTATCTTGCCCTCAGGGTTTGCTATCCTCCCTGATAAGCCAACACCAGAGGGAGAAGAAAATAGTGCAAGTCTTTTGACTCTTGGATTCCACATAATTGATGGTGCATCAACCAAGAACTTCATCCCTTCTGAATCAATAGATATGATGCATCAAATCCTCACCGAAACTTCCTTCTCGATTATGACTGCTATGATATCACCAAAACATTAA